A single genomic interval of Microbacterium hydrocarbonoxydans harbors:
- a CDS encoding DUF3000 domain-containing protein, which produces MTAHPDAGTLFDAAVAELRDLTFRSDITIREIPTPQGLAPHALALAADVRPDDEGESAYGTGRFVLLHDPEGPAAWDGDWRIVIFAQAPLETEIGTDPLLADVTWSWLVDALESGDAVYHSASGTSTKTLSKGFGGLADEGDGAQIELRASWTPEGPFRPHVEAWVELVGMLAGLPPGSEGIAVIGARKAARD; this is translated from the coding sequence GTGACCGCACACCCCGATGCCGGGACCCTCTTCGACGCCGCAGTGGCCGAGCTCCGTGATCTCACGTTCCGCTCGGACATCACGATCCGCGAGATCCCCACTCCGCAGGGCCTCGCCCCGCACGCCCTCGCGCTGGCCGCGGACGTCCGCCCGGACGACGAGGGCGAGTCCGCGTACGGCACCGGCCGCTTCGTCCTGCTCCACGACCCCGAGGGCCCCGCGGCCTGGGACGGGGACTGGCGGATCGTGATCTTCGCGCAGGCTCCTCTGGAGACCGAGATCGGCACAGACCCGCTGCTCGCCGACGTCACCTGGTCGTGGCTGGTGGATGCCCTCGAGTCCGGGGACGCCGTCTACCATTCCGCATCCGGCACGTCGACCAAGACCCTGTCCAAGGGGTTCGGCGGCCTCGCCGACGAGGGCGACGGTGCGCAGATAGAATTGAGGGCGTCCTGGACTCCAGAGGGCCCGTTCCGACCGCACGTCGAAGCATGGGTCGAGCTGGTCGGAATGCTGGCGGGTCTTCCGCCCGGTTCCGAGGGCATCGCCGTGATCGGCGCGCGAAAGGCAGCACGTGACTGA
- a CDS encoding ammonium transporter, which produces MDAPGNISWAITATALVLLMTPGVAFFYGGLVKAKSVVSMMMMSFGSIGLVAVLWILFGFSMSAVDSPTAFAGNPFADFGLSNLAAGEDSNVALLGVAYGATFAIITVALISGAIADRAKFGSWLIFAGVFATVGYFPVAAWVWGGGWIMNLGTTLFGEDSGIGVIDYAGGTAVHINAGAAALALAIVLGKRIGFQKGILKPHNVPLTLLGAALLWFGWFGFNAGAEWLAEDMGGVGLIGLNTLGATAAAILGWILIERIKDGKATSVGAASGAVAGLVAITPACANLTPGWSLLLGAVAGIVCALAVEMKFRLGFDDSLDVVGIHLVGGLIGTLYLGLFATGTGVFVGGDLRQLAVQAIAALGVLIYSFVIAFIIGFAIEKTIGFRITSEDEIAGVDQVVHGEEGYALADA; this is translated from the coding sequence ATGGATGCTCCAGGCAACATCTCCTGGGCGATCACCGCGACCGCCCTCGTTCTGCTCATGACGCCCGGCGTCGCCTTCTTCTACGGCGGTCTCGTCAAGGCCAAGAGCGTCGTCAGCATGATGATGATGAGCTTCGGCTCGATCGGTCTCGTCGCCGTTCTCTGGATCCTCTTCGGATTCTCGATGAGCGCGGTGGACAGCCCGACAGCCTTCGCCGGCAACCCCTTCGCCGACTTCGGCCTCTCGAACCTCGCCGCCGGTGAGGACTCGAACGTGGCCCTGCTCGGAGTCGCGTACGGCGCGACGTTCGCGATCATCACGGTCGCGCTGATCTCCGGAGCGATCGCCGACCGCGCGAAGTTCGGCAGCTGGCTGATCTTCGCCGGCGTATTCGCCACGGTCGGCTACTTCCCGGTCGCCGCATGGGTCTGGGGCGGCGGATGGATCATGAATCTCGGCACCACCCTCTTCGGTGAGGACAGCGGAATCGGCGTCATCGACTACGCCGGTGGTACCGCGGTGCACATCAACGCCGGTGCCGCGGCACTGGCCCTCGCGATCGTCCTGGGCAAGCGAATCGGCTTCCAGAAGGGCATCCTCAAGCCGCACAACGTCCCGCTGACCCTTCTCGGCGCAGCGCTGCTGTGGTTCGGCTGGTTCGGCTTCAACGCCGGAGCCGAGTGGCTCGCGGAGGACATGGGCGGCGTCGGACTCATCGGCCTCAACACGCTCGGCGCCACCGCTGCGGCGATCCTCGGCTGGATCCTCATCGAGCGCATCAAGGACGGCAAGGCGACGTCCGTCGGAGCAGCCTCGGGAGCCGTCGCCGGTCTCGTCGCGATCACCCCGGCCTGCGCCAACCTCACGCCCGGCTGGTCGCTGCTGCTCGGTGCTGTCGCCGGTATCGTCTGCGCACTCGCGGTCGAGATGAAGTTCCGTCTCGGCTTCGACGACTCGCTCGACGTCGTCGGCATTCACCTTGTGGGCGGACTCATCGGAACGCTGTACCTCGGCCTCTTCGCGACCGGCACCGGTGTCTTCGTCGGCGGCGACCTGCGTCAGCTGGCCGTGCAGGCCATCGCCGCACTCGGTGTGCTGATCTACTCGTTCGTCATCGCGTTCATCATCGGCTTCGCGATCGAGAAGACGATCGGGTTCCGCATCACGAGTGAAGACGAGATCGCCGGCGTCGACCAGGTCGTCCACGGCGAGGAGGGCTACGCACTCGCAGATGCGTGA
- a CDS encoding Pr6Pr family membrane protein yields the protein MTHTSPAPPSIAAARIVAGAAVIGILSYTYSIGIPARGASLFDYFGYFTNLTSLLTAAALIGAGVLALRGGAVSPVLTTVRAVSVSCMIIVGVVYNVLVPGTGSAPAWVSLALHTLFPALLVIDWVFAPDRTRLPWRQLWMVLPYPALWLFVVLIRGVTDGWVPYGFLLPERGALSLVAHVVGLLAALLVSGAGVWALTRLPRRSTRTSRRARQTQTLAQP from the coding sequence ATGACGCACACCTCACCTGCACCGCCATCGATCGCGGCGGCGCGCATCGTGGCGGGCGCGGCAGTGATCGGCATCCTCTCGTACACGTATTCCATCGGCATCCCCGCCCGCGGCGCCAGCCTCTTCGACTACTTCGGCTACTTCACCAACCTGACGAGTCTGCTCACCGCCGCCGCCCTCATCGGTGCCGGTGTCCTCGCCCTGCGCGGCGGTGCGGTGTCGCCGGTGCTGACCACCGTTCGCGCCGTCTCGGTGTCCTGCATGATCATCGTCGGCGTCGTCTACAACGTCCTGGTCCCGGGGACAGGCAGTGCGCCCGCATGGGTGAGTCTCGCGCTCCACACGCTCTTCCCTGCACTGCTCGTGATCGACTGGGTGTTCGCGCCCGATCGCACGCGGCTTCCGTGGCGGCAGCTCTGGATGGTGCTCCCCTACCCCGCGCTGTGGCTGTTCGTCGTCCTGATCCGCGGCGTCACGGACGGATGGGTGCCCTACGGCTTCCTGCTCCCCGAGCGCGGCGCGCTCTCGCTCGTCGCGCATGTCGTCGGCCTGCTCGCCGCGCTGCTCGTCTCTGGAGCGGGCGTCTGGGCGCTCACCCGACTGCCGCGCCGCTCGACGCGAACCTCACGCCGAGCCCGGCAGACTCAGACGCTCGCCCAGCCGTAG
- a CDS encoding sulfurtransferase yields the protein MAIEFDTTSSKFAEYAEPGRLVSTEWLAERLGTPGLVVVESDEDVLLYETGHIPGAVKVDWHTELNDPVVRDYVDGEGFAKLLSSKGISRDDTVVIYGDKNNWWAAYALWVFSLFGHEDVRLLDGGRDRWIAEGREITREAPTVTPTDYPIVERDDSVIRAYKDDVLAHIGSPLIDVRSPEEYSGERTTAPAYPEEGTLRAGHIPTAQSVPWAKAVAEDGGFRPRAELDAIYRDGAGLKDGDPVVAYCRIGERSSHTWFVLKHLLGFDDVRNYDGSWTEWGSAVRVPIVTGAEPGSL from the coding sequence GTGGCCATCGAGTTCGACACCACTTCGTCCAAGTTCGCCGAGTACGCCGAACCCGGCCGTCTCGTGAGCACCGAATGGCTCGCCGAGCGTCTCGGAACGCCGGGCCTGGTGGTCGTCGAGTCCGACGAGGACGTGCTGCTGTACGAGACCGGCCACATCCCCGGTGCGGTCAAGGTGGACTGGCACACCGAGCTCAACGACCCGGTCGTGCGCGACTACGTCGACGGCGAGGGATTCGCGAAGCTGCTGAGCAGCAAGGGCATCTCGCGGGATGACACCGTGGTGATCTACGGCGACAAGAACAACTGGTGGGCCGCCTATGCACTGTGGGTCTTCTCGCTGTTCGGCCACGAGGACGTGCGCCTGCTCGACGGAGGGCGCGACCGCTGGATCGCCGAGGGCCGCGAGATCACCCGCGAGGCCCCGACCGTCACGCCCACGGACTACCCGATCGTCGAACGCGACGACTCGGTGATCCGCGCCTACAAGGACGACGTGCTCGCTCACATCGGCAGCCCTCTGATCGATGTGCGCTCCCCCGAGGAGTACAGCGGTGAGCGCACCACCGCGCCCGCCTACCCGGAGGAGGGCACGCTCCGCGCCGGCCACATCCCGACCGCGCAGAGCGTTCCGTGGGCGAAGGCCGTGGCCGAGGATGGCGGCTTCCGCCCCCGCGCGGAGCTCGACGCCATCTACCGCGACGGCGCCGGTCTGAAGGACGGCGACCCCGTTGTGGCGTACTGCCGGATCGGTGAGCGATCGAGCCACACGTGGTTCGTGCTCAAGCACCTGCTCGGCTTCGACGACGTGCGCAACTACGACGGATCGTGGACGGAGTGGGGCAGCGCCGTGCGCGTTCCCATCGTCACCGGAGCGGAGCCCGGTTCCCTCTGA
- the zapE gene encoding cell division protein ZapE codes for MTDTPSRTGIVHLTDRQPTVTGPEMLASLTPPPQFDGATFESYRADSSYPSQEEAKETLTRFAGRGGGPIKRGGFFSRAKKEPEIKPGVYLDGGFGVGKTHLLASIYHAMPARRKYFGSFIEYTALVGALGYKNTVDLLKGADLLCIDEFELDDPGDTMVMTRLIGELVPTGTRLAATSNTPPNALGEGRFAAQDFLREIHAMSDSFQTIRIDGVDFRQRALDGHAVVSDADEYAQTVQRGGEAGIASDDSFVDVIRHLARVHPSRYLRVIEGLDLVGLRDVQVLTDQSEALRFVAFVDRVYDAQIPIVATGVSLDQVFAQEMLGGGYRKKYLRAISRLNALTHAERSVA; via the coding sequence ATGACCGACACGCCCAGCCGCACGGGCATCGTGCACCTGACCGATCGCCAACCCACCGTCACCGGCCCCGAGATGCTGGCCAGCCTCACGCCGCCGCCGCAGTTCGACGGGGCGACCTTCGAGAGCTACCGAGCCGACTCCTCGTACCCCTCGCAGGAGGAGGCGAAGGAGACGCTGACGCGGTTCGCCGGTCGCGGTGGCGGCCCGATCAAGCGTGGCGGGTTCTTCAGCCGCGCGAAGAAGGAGCCGGAGATCAAGCCCGGCGTGTACCTCGACGGCGGATTCGGTGTCGGCAAGACGCACCTGCTCGCGTCGATCTATCACGCGATGCCGGCCCGCCGGAAGTACTTCGGGTCGTTCATCGAGTACACCGCTCTGGTCGGAGCCCTCGGCTACAAGAACACGGTGGACCTGCTCAAGGGGGCGGACCTGCTGTGCATCGACGAGTTCGAGCTCGACGATCCGGGCGACACGATGGTGATGACCCGGCTGATCGGTGAACTCGTGCCGACCGGCACGAGACTCGCCGCGACGTCGAACACCCCGCCCAACGCGCTCGGAGAAGGTCGCTTCGCTGCACAGGACTTCCTTCGTGAGATCCATGCGATGTCAGACAGCTTCCAGACGATCCGCATCGACGGGGTCGACTTCCGTCAGCGTGCGCTGGACGGGCACGCGGTCGTCAGCGATGCGGACGAGTACGCGCAGACCGTGCAGCGGGGCGGCGAAGCAGGGATCGCATCCGACGACTCGTTCGTCGACGTGATCCGGCACCTCGCCCGGGTGCATCCGTCGCGCTATCTCCGGGTGATCGAAGGACTCGACCTCGTCGGTCTGCGCGATGTCCAGGTGCTGACCGATCAGTCGGAGGCGCTGCGCTTCGTCGCGTTCGTCGACCGTGTCTACGATGCGCAGATCCCGATCGTCGCCACGGGTGTGAGCCTCGACCAGGTGTTCGCGCAGGAGATGCTCGGCGGCGGATACCGCAAGAAGTACCTGCGTGCTATCTCCAGACTCAATGCACTTACACACGCGGAGCGCAGTGTCGCGTAA
- a CDS encoding type II toxin-antitoxin system PemK/MazF family toxin encodes MSTSNGILARLAEILLTALGSDRASRTSNRPGRPVSRVRTSGDARPDAAESARGQRSGTGTVRVDPDAIDDLRIDYAPDRDGAPDAGEIVWTWVPYEENDGRGKDRPVLVIGRESRDRVYAVRMTSRPHDGDRDYLTIGTGDWDSQGRESWVDIEQLYSVHESGLRREAAVLDHSRYGRVAAALSARYGWASV; translated from the coding sequence GTGAGCACAAGCAACGGCATCCTGGCAAGACTCGCGGAGATCCTTCTCACCGCACTGGGATCGGACCGGGCGTCCAGGACGAGCAATCGTCCCGGACGCCCGGTCTCGCGTGTACGGACCTCCGGTGACGCGCGTCCGGATGCGGCAGAGTCCGCGCGGGGACAGCGTTCGGGGACGGGCACTGTGCGGGTCGACCCTGATGCGATCGACGACCTGCGCATCGACTACGCGCCCGACAGGGACGGTGCTCCCGATGCCGGAGAGATCGTCTGGACCTGGGTGCCGTACGAGGAGAACGACGGCAGGGGCAAGGATCGTCCTGTCCTCGTGATCGGGCGTGAATCTCGAGACCGGGTGTACGCGGTGCGGATGACCAGCAGACCGCACGACGGCGATCGCGACTACCTCACGATCGGCACGGGCGACTGGGATTCGCAGGGACGCGAGTCCTGGGTCGACATCGAGCAGCTCTACAGCGTGCACGAGAGCGGACTGCGCCGCGAGGCCGCCGTGCTTGATCACTCTCGCTACGGGCGCGTCGCGGCCGCGCTCTCCGCCCGCTACGGCTGGGCGAGCGTCTGA
- a CDS encoding GIY-YIG nuclease family protein, producing the protein MSIPLPSPCSLCGRLRGERVATALVCSWCGWRYGDSPDPDLPRPVIEVVYYIRYDRRIKIGTSRRPRQRLTSIRHEELLAFERGGREVEQARHREFAAIREGGEWFTLTPELTRHVAGLRAAGDPWQLYARWVSFALQS; encoded by the coding sequence ATGAGCATCCCGCTTCCCAGCCCGTGCAGCCTGTGCGGGCGACTGCGCGGCGAGCGGGTGGCGACCGCGCTCGTCTGCAGCTGGTGCGGGTGGCGCTACGGCGACTCCCCCGATCCCGATCTTCCGCGGCCCGTGATCGAGGTGGTGTACTACATCCGCTACGACCGACGGATCAAGATCGGCACGAGCCGCCGCCCACGCCAGCGCCTCACCAGCATCCGACACGAGGAGCTGCTGGCCTTCGAACGCGGCGGACGCGAGGTCGAGCAGGCCCGGCACCGCGAGTTCGCCGCCATTCGCGAGGGCGGCGAATGGTTCACTCTCACCCCGGAGCTGACCAGGCACGTCGCCGGGCTTCGGGCCGCCGGCGATCCGTGGCAGCTCTACGCGCGGTGGGTCAGCTTCGCCCTCCAGAGCTGA
- a CDS encoding alpha/beta hydrolase, which yields MKSLRHAVALLVPALIALGTAMALLVFSVARRVVIPARRPADTEILAVDTGAQTIELTRTPDTELPGRYGLFTSGTHGYVKLGAVLGADATTVRRKLLTQIEPGSQVDRSAAFSGWYYSTPSELHLPWENVLIGSPAGPCPAWLFSAESTTWVIQIHGRGVTRAECLRAVPVLHAAGFPNLVVSYRNDGEAPRSRSGAYALGAHEWRDVDAAISFARRRGAERVILMGWSMGGAVALQTAVNSGNRDRIAGLILESPVVDWRSVLRFQAREAGMHAPLPDLAMSALSLPLTARLSGADGAIPFDSLDMVARADELSVPILILHSDDDGFVPADASHALQAARPDLVTMPAFSVARHTKLWNYDEAGWSAAITDWLAEQGLSASA from the coding sequence ATGAAGAGTCTCAGGCACGCCGTTGCGCTTCTTGTCCCTGCACTGATCGCGCTCGGGACCGCGATGGCCCTGCTCGTTTTCAGCGTCGCCCGCCGGGTGGTCATCCCCGCCAGACGCCCCGCCGACACCGAGATCCTCGCGGTCGACACCGGCGCCCAGACGATCGAGCTCACGCGCACCCCCGACACGGAGCTCCCAGGCCGGTACGGGCTGTTCACTTCCGGCACGCACGGCTACGTGAAGCTCGGGGCCGTGCTCGGCGCCGATGCCACCACGGTGCGCCGCAAGCTGCTCACCCAGATCGAGCCGGGCTCGCAGGTCGACCGCAGCGCCGCGTTCAGCGGCTGGTACTACTCCACCCCGAGCGAGCTGCACCTGCCGTGGGAGAACGTGCTGATCGGGTCACCGGCCGGTCCATGCCCTGCGTGGCTCTTCTCGGCGGAGTCGACCACCTGGGTGATCCAGATCCACGGCAGAGGAGTGACGCGCGCCGAGTGCCTGCGTGCGGTGCCCGTGCTGCACGCGGCCGGATTCCCGAACCTCGTGGTCTCGTACAGGAACGACGGCGAGGCACCGCGCAGTCGCAGCGGCGCCTACGCGCTCGGGGCGCACGAGTGGCGTGACGTGGATGCTGCCATCTCGTTCGCCCGCCGCCGGGGCGCAGAGCGTGTGATCCTGATGGGATGGTCGATGGGCGGCGCCGTCGCGCTGCAGACAGCGGTGAACTCGGGCAACCGCGATCGCATCGCCGGTCTGATCCTCGAGTCGCCGGTCGTGGACTGGCGCTCTGTACTGCGCTTCCAGGCGCGCGAGGCGGGGATGCACGCTCCGCTGCCCGACCTGGCGATGAGTGCGCTCTCGCTTCCGCTCACGGCGCGGCTCAGCGGCGCGGACGGGGCGATCCCGTTCGACAGCCTCGACATGGTGGCCCGCGCCGACGAGCTGAGCGTTCCGATCCTGATCCTGCACAGTGACGATGACGGGTTCGTGCCTGCAGACGCCTCCCACGCTCTGCAGGCGGCTCGCCCCGACCTCGTGACGATGCCGGCGTTCTCGGTCGCACGCCACACCAAGCTCTGGAACTACGACGAGGCGGGCTGGAGCGCCGCGATCACCGACTGGCTCGCGGAGCAGGGGCTCAGCGCTTCTGCCTGA
- a CDS encoding ribonuclease D, whose translation MTEYSVISDVSEFHAACAALAAGTGPVAVDVERASGFRYSQRAYLVQVFRRDAGVFLFDPPALGDFSPLQAAIGDVQWIFHAASQDLPSLRELDLLPPSIFDTELASRLLGHERVGLAAVVENALGITLKKEHSAADWSTRPLPAAWLEYAALDVLHLIDVYEVLEAELEEQGKTEFAAEEFAATLTRLPKPPREDPWRRLSGLHQVRGARNLAVARSLWQAREAYAQDQDVSPGRLVPDRSLIAAVLANPQSKQALAGIKEFQGRASRTQLDRWWQAMVDGRTTEELPRERVPSDALPPPRAWSDRNPEADARLKAARPLIEATAEELGMPTENLLTPDHLRRVAWDVPGTTPEAIGEALATLGARPWQIAQTAQKIAEAFVEAAQTPDEAPAAAS comes from the coding sequence GTGACTGAATACTCCGTGATCTCCGACGTATCGGAGTTCCATGCGGCGTGCGCCGCACTCGCTGCGGGCACGGGTCCTGTGGCCGTCGACGTCGAGCGGGCATCCGGATTCCGCTACTCGCAGCGCGCCTACCTCGTGCAGGTCTTCCGTCGCGATGCCGGTGTTTTCCTCTTCGATCCTCCCGCGCTGGGCGACTTCAGTCCGCTGCAGGCGGCGATCGGCGACGTGCAGTGGATCTTCCATGCCGCGAGCCAGGATCTCCCATCGCTGCGCGAGCTCGACCTCCTGCCGCCGTCGATCTTCGACACCGAGCTCGCCTCGCGTCTGCTGGGTCACGAGCGCGTCGGTCTCGCGGCTGTCGTCGAGAACGCCCTCGGCATCACACTGAAGAAGGAGCACTCCGCAGCGGACTGGTCGACCCGTCCGCTGCCCGCGGCCTGGCTCGAGTACGCGGCACTGGATGTGCTGCATCTCATCGATGTGTACGAGGTGCTGGAGGCGGAGCTCGAGGAGCAGGGCAAGACCGAGTTCGCGGCCGAGGAATTCGCCGCGACTCTGACCCGACTTCCCAAGCCCCCGCGGGAAGATCCGTGGCGTCGGCTCAGCGGACTCCACCAGGTGCGGGGTGCCCGCAACCTCGCGGTCGCACGGTCGCTGTGGCAGGCGCGCGAGGCCTACGCCCAGGACCAGGACGTCTCCCCCGGCCGACTCGTCCCCGACCGGTCGCTGATCGCCGCCGTGCTGGCGAACCCGCAGAGCAAACAGGCGCTGGCGGGCATCAAGGAGTTCCAGGGCCGCGCGAGCCGCACCCAGCTCGACCGCTGGTGGCAGGCGATGGTCGACGGACGGACGACCGAGGAGCTCCCGCGCGAGCGGGTCCCCAGCGACGCGCTGCCGCCGCCGCGCGCCTGGTCGGATCGCAACCCGGAGGCGGATGCCCGACTGAAGGCCGCACGCCCTCTGATCGAGGCGACGGCCGAAGAGCTCGGGATGCCGACCGAGAACCTCCTGACCCCCGATCACCTGCGCCGCGTGGCCTGGGATGTCCCCGGCACGACCCCCGAAGCGATCGGCGAAGCGCTTGCGACGCTCGGTGCCCGCCCCTGGCAGATTGCACAGACTGCACAGAAGATCGCGGAGGCCTTTGTAGAGGCCGCGCAAACGCCCGACGAAGCGCCCGCAGCGGCTTCGTAG
- a CDS encoding SPW repeat domain-containing protein: MRFIPTKVHGILDYVVGAALIVAPWLFGFVGVGGPAVIIPIVLGVGLIVYSLFTKYEWGPFGFIPMPVHLVFDIVASLFLALSPWIFGFSTEAPNVWVPHVVVGVAVIVVVLFSQPQPAQVKATARA; the protein is encoded by the coding sequence ATGCGCTTCATCCCGACCAAGGTCCACGGCATCCTCGACTACGTCGTCGGAGCGGCCCTCATCGTCGCCCCGTGGCTCTTCGGCTTCGTCGGCGTCGGCGGGCCCGCCGTCATCATCCCGATCGTCCTGGGTGTGGGCCTCATCGTCTACAGCCTGTTCACCAAGTACGAGTGGGGCCCCTTCGGATTCATCCCGATGCCCGTGCACCTCGTGTTCGACATCGTCGCCAGCCTGTTCCTCGCTCTGTCGCCGTGGATCTTCGGATTCTCGACGGAGGCGCCGAACGTCTGGGTGCCGCACGTGGTCGTCGGTGTGGCCGTGATCGTCGTGGTCCTGTTCTCGCAGCCGCAGCCTGCACAGGTCAAGGCCACCGCCCGCGCCTGA
- a CDS encoding SufE family protein: protein MSTSDVPDTLAEIRDAFLETPEAERLLLLLEFSDELPEVSEEVASHPEMCERVAECQSPVYIYVEVNDGVVTMHATAPPEAPTTRGFASILVQGITGLTPDEVLAIPDDYPQSIGLTKAVSPLRIGGMTGMLMRAKKQVRQKR from the coding sequence ATGAGCACGAGCGACGTTCCTGACACTCTCGCCGAGATCCGCGACGCCTTCCTGGAGACCCCGGAGGCCGAGCGCCTGCTGCTGCTCCTCGAGTTCTCGGACGAGCTACCTGAGGTGTCGGAGGAGGTGGCGAGCCACCCCGAGATGTGCGAGCGGGTCGCCGAGTGCCAGTCCCCCGTCTACATCTACGTCGAGGTGAACGACGGCGTCGTCACGATGCATGCCACCGCGCCGCCGGAGGCTCCGACGACGCGTGGATTCGCGAGCATCCTGGTGCAGGGCATCACGGGGCTCACACCCGACGAGGTGCTGGCCATCCCCGACGACTACCCGCAGTCGATCGGGCTCACGAAGGCCGTGTCTCCGCTGCGCATCGGCGGGATGACGGGAATGCTGATGCGCGCCAAGAAGCAGGTCAGGCAGAAGCGCTGA